The following are encoded in a window of Lampris incognitus isolate fLamInc1 chromosome 15, fLamInc1.hap2, whole genome shotgun sequence genomic DNA:
- the gtf2a1 gene encoding transcription initiation factor IIA subunit 1 — MASSANSNPVPKLYKSVIEDVINEVRELFLDEGVDEQVLLELKTLWENKLMQSKAVEGFHTTEEQAALQAAQQQQQQQQQQQAQQVQQVQQVTQPAQAQQVLLPPQQQAPQPQVIVQDPKILQHMNATGMSAAATAATLALPTGVTPYQQLITSQGQILQVVRAPNGAQYIIQQPQQQILLQQQMQPGGVQAPVIQQVLAPLQGGLPQQTGVIIQPQQIVLAPGNKVQGNTQVMQATTAMAAQPGQAAAQVQQVQQVQQVQQAQGTAVPQASQQPQAQPQPQPQPQAQPQPQQPPMMLQVDGAGDTSSEEDEDEEEEYDEDDEEEKDKDGGEDGQVEEEPLNSGDDVSDEEDQELFDTENVVVCQYDKIHRSKNKWKFHLKDGIMNLNGRDYVFSKAIGDAEW, encoded by the exons CCTAAACTGTATAAGTCTGTGATTGAGGATGTGATCAATGAGGTGCGGGAGCTATTTCTCGATGAAGGAGTGGACGAGCAGGTGCTGTTGGAGCTGAAAACG CTGTGGGAGAATAAGCTGATGCAGTCCAAGGCAGTGGAGGGCTTCCATACTACTGAAGAGCAGGCAGCCCTCCAGGccgctcagcagcagcagcagcagcagcagcagcagcaggcccaACAGGTGCAGCAGGTGCAGCAAGTCACCCAGCCAGCACAGGCCCAACAAGTACTCCTGCCACCACAGCAGCAAG CTCCCCAGCCGCAAGTCATTGTTCAGGATCCAAAGATTCTGCAGCATATGAATGCCACAGGGATG AGTGCAGCAGCCACTGCAGCAACTCTCGCTTTGCCCACCGGAGTCACCCCGTACCAACAGCTCATCACCAGCCAAG GCCAGATCTTGCAGGTGGTACGTGCTCCAAATGGGGCCCAGTACATCATCCAGCAGCCCCAGCAGCAAATCTTGTTGCAGCAGCAGATGCAGCCTGGTGGCGTGCAGGCCCCCGTCATACAGCAG GTGCTGGCTCCTCTACAGGGAGGCCTGCCCCAGCAAACAGGAGTCATCATCCAGCCCCAGCAGATTGTCCTCGCCCCTGGAAACAAAGTCCAGGGCAACACACAG GTGATGCAGGCAACAACTGCCATGGCAGCTCAGCCTGGTCAGGCAGCTGCTCAAGtccagcaggtgcagcaggtgcagcaggtgcaGCAGGCTCAGGGCACAGCTGTGCCACAGGCCTCACAGCAGCCCCAGGCCCAACCACAGCCTCAGCCTCAGCCCCAGGCTCAGCCTCAGCCTCAACAGCCCCCGATGATGCTGCAGGTGGACGGAGCTGGCGACACCTCCTCggaagaggatgaggatgaagaggaggagtatgatgaggatgatgaagaggagaagGACAAGGATGGAGGGGAGGATGGGCAGGTGGAAGAG GAGCCACTGAACAGTGGGGATGATGTGAGCGATGAAGAAGACCAGGAACTGTTTGATACAGAGAATGTAGTGGTGTGCCAGTACGACAAG ATCCACAGAAgtaagaacaaatggaaattccACCTGAAAGACGGGATCATGAACCTGAATGGGAGAGACTATGTCTTCTCCAAAGCCATCGGGGACGCCGAATGGTGA